From a single Ascaphus truei isolate aAscTru1 chromosome 2, aAscTru1.hap1, whole genome shotgun sequence genomic region:
- the CYRIB gene encoding CYFIP-related Rac1 interactor B isoform X2, with protein sequence MGNLIKVLTRDIDHNASHFFLDFENAQPTESEKEIYSQVNVVLKDAEGILDDLQSYRGAGHEIREAIQHATDEKLQEKAWGAVVPLVGKLKKFYEFSQRLEAALRGLLGALTSTPYSPTQHLEREQALAKQFAEILHFTLRFDELKMTNPAIQNDFSYYRRTLSRMRINNVPAEGENEVNNELANRMSLFYAEATPMLKTLSDATTKFVSENKNLPIENTTDCLSTMASVCRVMLETPEYRSRFTNEETVSFCLRVMVGVIILYDHVHPVGAFAKTSKIDMKGCIKVLKEQPPNSVEGLLNALRYTTKHLNDETTSKQIKTMLQ encoded by the exons ATGCTCAGCCTACAGAATCTGAAAAGGAGATCTATAGTCAAGTGAATGTAGTATTAAAGGATGCAGAAGGAATCCTGGATGACTTACAGTCCTACAGAGGGGCCGGCCATGAAATCAGAGAG GCAATACAACATGCTACTGACGaaaaactgcaggagaaggcATGGGGAGCAGTTGTCCCCCTAGTAGGCAAACTAAAAAAGTTTTACGAGTTTTCTCAAAGGCTTG AGGCAGCATTGCGTGGGCTCCTGGGCGCTCTGACCAGCACTccctactcacccacccagcacctGGAGCGAGAGCAGGCTCTCGCCAAACAGTTTGCAGAAATTCTCCACTTCACTCTCCGGTTTGACGAGCTGAAG ATGACCAATCCTGCGATACAGAATGATTTCAGTTATTACAGAAGAACTTTGAGTCGTATGAGGATTAACAATGTCCCA GCCGAGGGAGAAAATGAAGTAAACAATGAATTGGCAAACAGAATGTCCTTGTTCTATGCGGAAGCAACACCCATGCTTAAAACATTAAGTGACGCCACAACTAAGTTTGTATCGGAG AATAAGAATTTACCTATAGAAAATACCACTGATTGTTTAAGTACCATGGCCAGCGTGTGCAGAGTAATGCTGGAGACGCC GGAGTACAGGAGCCGGTTTACGAATGAAGAGACCGTATCGTTCTGCCTGAGAGTCATGGTGGGCGTCATCATCCTCTACGACCACGTGCATCCAGTGGGGGCTTTTGCCAAAACGTCGAAGATTGAT atgAAAGGATGTATTAAAGTTCTTAAAGAACAGCCTCCCAACAGTGTAGAAGGCCTTCTAAATGCTCTCAG GTACACAACAAAACATTTGAATGACGAGACTACCTCGAAGCAAATCAAAACGATGCTGCAATAG
- the CYRIB gene encoding CYFIP-related Rac1 interactor B isoform X1 codes for MGNLLKVLTCTDLEQGPNFFLDFENAQPTESEKEIYSQVNVVLKDAEGILDDLQSYRGAGHEIREAIQHATDEKLQEKAWGAVVPLVGKLKKFYEFSQRLEAALRGLLGALTSTPYSPTQHLEREQALAKQFAEILHFTLRFDELKMTNPAIQNDFSYYRRTLSRMRINNVPAEGENEVNNELANRMSLFYAEATPMLKTLSDATTKFVSENKNLPIENTTDCLSTMASVCRVMLETPEYRSRFTNEETVSFCLRVMVGVIILYDHVHPVGAFAKTSKIDMKGCIKVLKEQPPNSVEGLLNALRYTTKHLNDETTSKQIKTMLQ; via the exons ATGCTCAGCCTACAGAATCTGAAAAGGAGATCTATAGTCAAGTGAATGTAGTATTAAAGGATGCAGAAGGAATCCTGGATGACTTACAGTCCTACAGAGGGGCCGGCCATGAAATCAGAGAG GCAATACAACATGCTACTGACGaaaaactgcaggagaaggcATGGGGAGCAGTTGTCCCCCTAGTAGGCAAACTAAAAAAGTTTTACGAGTTTTCTCAAAGGCTTG AGGCAGCATTGCGTGGGCTCCTGGGCGCTCTGACCAGCACTccctactcacccacccagcacctGGAGCGAGAGCAGGCTCTCGCCAAACAGTTTGCAGAAATTCTCCACTTCACTCTCCGGTTTGACGAGCTGAAG ATGACCAATCCTGCGATACAGAATGATTTCAGTTATTACAGAAGAACTTTGAGTCGTATGAGGATTAACAATGTCCCA GCCGAGGGAGAAAATGAAGTAAACAATGAATTGGCAAACAGAATGTCCTTGTTCTATGCGGAAGCAACACCCATGCTTAAAACATTAAGTGACGCCACAACTAAGTTTGTATCGGAG AATAAGAATTTACCTATAGAAAATACCACTGATTGTTTAAGTACCATGGCCAGCGTGTGCAGAGTAATGCTGGAGACGCC GGAGTACAGGAGCCGGTTTACGAATGAAGAGACCGTATCGTTCTGCCTGAGAGTCATGGTGGGCGTCATCATCCTCTACGACCACGTGCATCCAGTGGGGGCTTTTGCCAAAACGTCGAAGATTGAT atgAAAGGATGTATTAAAGTTCTTAAAGAACAGCCTCCCAACAGTGTAGAAGGCCTTCTAAATGCTCTCAG GTACACAACAAAACATTTGAATGACGAGACTACCTCGAAGCAAATCAAAACGATGCTGCAATAG